The following coding sequences are from one Peromyscus eremicus chromosome X, PerEre_H2_v1, whole genome shotgun sequence window:
- the LOC131899712 gene encoding uncharacterized protein LOC131899712: MNLLIHNTQRFAKMKEFIFKFSGLICSTAALVLEIILANSQCWRLWEFNNEGVQFVSIGLWKAYYAQEFNISGSMTRMLVHTPLNSTWNKSSELQYLQVLIAWAILMKLLVVIFTSVAIKISCLEDPLIEIQLFCYKMSAITLAVSSLFTLVTVTLSHLVDIYGQITLDFSPDFPVKKEDTIKKHCTNVFPMGVLIATMSLFGVIMFLYEIISLRVQSQVKAQCASNLAEQVI, from the exons ATGAATCTTCTTATCCATAATACACAAAG ATTTGCCAAAATGAAGGAGTTCATCTTCAAGTTCAGTGGCCTGATTTGCAGTACAGCAGCTTTGGTGCTCGAAATCATCCTTGCAAACAGCCAATGCTGGCGCCTGTGGGAGTTTAACAACGAGGGTGTGCAATTTGTGTCAATTGGACTCTGGAAAGCTTATTACGCTCAGGAATTTAACATCTCTGGTTCTATGACCAGGATGTTGGTTCACACCCCTCTCAATTCAACCTGGAACAAGTCATCAGAACTTCAGTATTTACAAGTCCTGATAGCTTGGGCCATTTTGATGAAACTCCTAGTCGTGATTTTCACTTCAGTGGCCATTAAGATCAGCTGTCTGGAAGATCCACTCATTGAGATCCAGCTGTTTTGCTACAAGATGTCTGCCATAACTTTGGCTGTGAGCAGCCTTTTCACGCTTGTTACTGTGACCTTGAGCCACCTGGTAGACATCTATGGGCAAATCACTCTTGACTTTTCACCTGACTTTCCTGTTAAAAAGGAGGACACTATAAAGAAACACTGCACAAATGTGTTCCCAATGGGTGTCCTGATAGCCACGATGTCACTCTTTGGCGTGATTATGTTTCTCTATGAGATAATCTCTTTGAGAGTGCAGAGTCAGGTGAAGGCCCAGTGTGCTTCCAACCTGGCTGAGCAAGTGATCTGA